One Epidermidibacterium keratini DNA segment encodes these proteins:
- a CDS encoding DUF2510 domain-containing protein translates to MTQPQAPGWYQDPMGRPGDARWWDGAGWTEAHTPRETTADDPQFAHLDASSTITSGTGAHTVTSPGGMNEYEVYVPPPGSNWQQPPPYDAPQLAQGSQDPSAPGDPDSTAKPSIFTRAALDTPTGSQRTMLWWGLGGLGVVALIVVLLVATGVFRAGDPDPTAGPGTYNSSPSQSQQAGVRVVDKAAGISYDYLGEGWQDYNLGTLAENQEVVGQYIVTQPKIPSGGEFIAQVTSGLLATQFGSPSPEQFAATLQEVEMSVRGNYYPQPNEATNVAEEQIQIDGAPAYRRSFDLEWNVEGYDSTGERVVLLLIDTGKSAPVFFYCSFPNTHAELYPLIDQVIASITVD, encoded by the coding sequence GTGACGCAACCCCAGGCACCTGGTTGGTACCAGGACCCCATGGGCCGCCCCGGCGATGCCCGCTGGTGGGACGGTGCTGGCTGGACCGAGGCACACACGCCGCGCGAGACGACCGCGGACGACCCTCAGTTCGCCCATCTCGATGCCTCATCCACGATCACCAGCGGGACCGGCGCGCACACCGTCACCTCACCCGGCGGCATGAACGAGTACGAGGTTTACGTTCCGCCTCCGGGAAGCAACTGGCAGCAGCCTCCGCCGTACGACGCCCCACAGCTGGCGCAAGGGTCCCAAGATCCCAGTGCCCCAGGCGATCCAGACAGTACGGCGAAACCCTCGATCTTCACCCGCGCCGCCCTCGACACGCCGACCGGCAGCCAACGCACGATGCTCTGGTGGGGCCTCGGCGGACTTGGCGTGGTGGCGCTGATCGTCGTACTCCTCGTCGCCACCGGCGTGTTCCGCGCTGGCGACCCCGACCCGACCGCCGGACCCGGCACCTATAACTCCAGCCCGTCACAGTCCCAGCAAGCCGGAGTCCGCGTCGTCGACAAGGCCGCAGGCATCAGCTACGACTATCTCGGCGAAGGCTGGCAGGATTACAACCTCGGCACCCTTGCTGAAAACCAGGAAGTCGTCGGGCAATACATCGTGACGCAGCCGAAGATCCCCTCCGGGGGAGAGTTCATCGCCCAGGTCACCTCGGGCCTGCTCGCCACCCAGTTCGGCTCTCCCTCGCCGGAGCAGTTTGCGGCCACCCTGCAAGAGGTGGAGATGTCGGTGCGCGGCAACTACTACCCGCAGCCCAACGAAGCGACCAACGTTGCCGAAGAGCAGATCCAGATCGACGGAGCCCCGGCGTACCGCCGATCCTTTGACCTGGAATGGAACGTCGAGGGCTACGACTCCACGGGGGAGCGGGTCGTGCTGCTGCTGATCGACACCGGCAAGAGCGCGCCGGTCTTCTTCTACTGCTCGTTCCCCAACACGCACGCCGAGCTCTACCCGCTCATCGACCAGGTCATTGCCTCCATCACCGTCGACTGA
- a CDS encoding alpha/beta fold hydrolase yields the protein MADSHWSPSQVTVNRGDAGDLTFDVWTSGPDDGPVVLALHGFPQGAQSFREIAELLADRGIKTIAFDQRGYSPGARPEPTELYRDDILAEDAIAVARALGHQEVNLVGHDWGSHIAWVTAARYPDAVRTLTAVSVPHPAAYADAYKHDSDQAERAEYIKYFWKVGEAEEGLLADDGRRLREALDDVPPELIDYYVARLQEPGALTAALNYYRAMHPGSAKTPVVTVPTTYVWSDNDRALGRVGAEACEQYVDADYEFVVLEGISHWIPERAPEPLANAIASRIATP from the coding sequence ATGGCTGACTCTCACTGGTCCCCCTCGCAGGTCACCGTTAATCGCGGCGATGCGGGCGATCTGACATTTGACGTCTGGACGAGCGGGCCGGATGACGGCCCCGTCGTACTCGCGCTGCACGGATTCCCGCAGGGCGCGCAAAGCTTCCGCGAGATTGCTGAGTTGTTGGCAGACCGCGGGATCAAGACCATCGCATTTGACCAGCGCGGCTACAGCCCGGGCGCGCGTCCGGAGCCGACCGAGCTCTACCGCGACGACATCCTTGCCGAGGACGCGATCGCGGTCGCTCGTGCGCTTGGGCATCAGGAGGTCAACCTGGTCGGGCACGACTGGGGATCGCACATCGCCTGGGTCACCGCGGCGCGTTACCCCGACGCGGTGCGGACGCTTACCGCGGTCTCGGTCCCCCATCCGGCGGCGTACGCCGATGCGTACAAGCACGATTCGGACCAGGCCGAGCGCGCCGAGTACATCAAGTATTTCTGGAAAGTTGGCGAGGCCGAGGAGGGGCTGCTCGCCGACGACGGCCGGCGACTGCGCGAGGCACTCGATGACGTGCCGCCTGAGCTCATCGACTACTACGTTGCGCGCCTGCAGGAGCCGGGGGCGCTGACTGCGGCGTTGAACTACTATCGGGCGATGCATCCGGGCAGCGCCAAGACGCCGGTTGTCACGGTGCCGACGACGTATGTCTGGAGCGACAACGATCGGGCGTTGGGCCGCGTCGGCGCAGAGGCGTGCGAGCAGTATGTCGATGCCGACTACGAGTTCGTCGTACTCGAGGGCATCAGCCACTGGATTCCCGAACGCGCCCCCGAACCCCTCGCCAACGCCATCGCCTCCCGCATAGCAACCCCCTAA
- a CDS encoding ATP-dependent helicase, whose protein sequence is MSRTDAADVPAVRLVRPRPAPAAALRDDEAQREVIAHRRGVLRVIGGPGTGKTLTLARAAAGVLDEGADADEVLVLAFSRKSAARLRDQVVAHTGAALREVPVRSFESFAWANLERAARDRPEWSTPRLITGPEQDLIIRELLAGSLLGEGQTDWPDALRAALPTRGFATEVRDALMRCAERGISAEQLRSWAASEDRPEWASLASFMGEYNSVAGLRQPDSYDPAELVRALVELWRRSPDQLDRATARLRYVYVDEAQDLDTAKIELLELISSRVESLVLAGDPDQSVFGFRGADPYAFTQFDPEAERVLLPRTYRAGGPLSEVYADWAAQLAGPAEQRRYISVVDDADGSESLDVSTMLDVTPPVEIVTAPIAGREAAEIAAVLRKRHLVDEVPWREMAVLTRSVRASLPALRRAFQSAEVPLALGIDELPVGQNAAVRALIGLVEVALAEAPEAVAIEEVLRSPYFRLGALELRGLRRALRQRELSDGGARSSRALLESAVLGELDVADEPATRELVRMVSVLDGVRREAADGASAEELLYRAWELVGVESRWRAEALRGGSAGESADSRLDGIVAMFDAAATFSTRMQGATFDQFVDYLEAQELPADRLSKGGRDSDAVVLLSANSAKGLQWDTVCLIGVQDGRWPNTVPRDTILGADAIVDLAAGRAARDVDRRKQMLLEERRLFYLAASRARNRLVVSAVDGVDDRPSRFVHELARIAGVAVRSPSAREGKQYSMVDLIAELRTCLLDPQSSHDERASAAHNLARLAAEGVPGASPEDWYGTTELSDPAPIVSPEEIVTISPSAAVTFQKCGLRWFFDQVGRGSSTINASVGTLVHEAFSRIEEPAGRSHAELFNEMHEHVARQWPTLSFDSPWEDRMWSARVQVMLDNLAGWLEARTAEWVGNEITFELEDGGVRVRGTVDRLERTADGVLTIDLKTGKSAPTPDELESNAQLGLYQLAVEEGAFERPQSSGGAELLFVHDRAKAKDLPQQPLAQADDPTWAQQLLVELGEGMSAGSFAAVNGPLCRSCDFKQGCPIGNKAEDQAS, encoded by the coding sequence ATGAGCCGCACCGACGCAGCCGACGTTCCAGCGGTGCGGCTGGTCCGCCCGCGCCCGGCGCCGGCCGCTGCTCTGCGTGACGACGAGGCGCAGCGTGAGGTCATCGCGCATCGCCGCGGCGTACTGCGGGTCATCGGCGGCCCGGGGACCGGCAAGACGCTGACGCTTGCGCGCGCGGCGGCCGGCGTACTCGACGAGGGTGCCGACGCCGACGAGGTGCTGGTGCTGGCGTTCAGCCGCAAGAGCGCGGCCAGGCTGCGCGACCAGGTTGTGGCGCACACCGGCGCGGCGCTGCGTGAGGTGCCGGTGCGCAGCTTCGAGTCGTTTGCCTGGGCCAACCTTGAGCGTGCCGCGCGCGACCGACCCGAGTGGTCGACACCGCGGCTGATCACCGGCCCAGAGCAAGATCTGATCATCCGCGAGCTGCTGGCCGGCTCGCTGCTGGGCGAGGGCCAGACCGACTGGCCCGACGCGTTGCGCGCTGCGCTGCCGACCCGCGGGTTTGCCACCGAGGTGCGCGACGCGCTGATGCGCTGCGCCGAGCGCGGGATCTCCGCCGAGCAGCTGCGGTCGTGGGCGGCGAGCGAGGACCGGCCTGAGTGGGCATCGCTGGCGTCATTCATGGGCGAGTACAACTCGGTTGCCGGTTTAAGGCAGCCCGACTCCTACGATCCGGCAGAGCTGGTGCGTGCGCTCGTCGAGCTGTGGCGGCGCTCGCCGGATCAGCTCGACCGCGCGACCGCACGGCTGCGTTATGTCTACGTCGACGAGGCGCAGGATCTCGACACCGCCAAGATCGAGCTGCTGGAGCTGATCAGCTCGCGGGTCGAGTCGCTGGTGCTGGCTGGTGATCCCGACCAGTCGGTGTTCGGCTTCCGCGGCGCCGACCCATACGCATTCACCCAGTTCGACCCGGAGGCCGAGCGGGTGCTGCTGCCGCGCACCTATCGCGCGGGCGGACCGCTCAGCGAGGTGTACGCCGACTGGGCCGCGCAGTTGGCAGGGCCAGCCGAACAACGCAGATATATCAGCGTTGTTGACGATGCCGACGGCTCTGAATCGCTTGACGTGAGCACGATGCTCGACGTCACGCCGCCGGTTGAGATCGTGACGGCGCCGATCGCGGGCCGCGAGGCAGCCGAGATCGCCGCCGTACTGCGCAAGCGGCACCTTGTCGACGAGGTGCCGTGGAGGGAGATGGCGGTCTTGACGAGGTCGGTGCGCGCCAGCCTGCCGGCGCTTCGCCGGGCCTTCCAGTCCGCCGAGGTGCCGCTGGCGCTTGGTATCGATGAGCTGCCGGTCGGCCAGAACGCGGCGGTGCGGGCCCTGATCGGCCTCGTCGAGGTGGCGCTCGCAGAGGCGCCCGAGGCTGTGGCGATCGAGGAAGTGCTGCGCTCGCCGTACTTCCGTCTCGGCGCGCTCGAGCTGCGCGGACTGCGCCGGGCACTGCGCCAACGCGAGCTCTCTGACGGCGGAGCTCGTTCGTCGCGCGCACTCCTGGAGTCCGCGGTGCTCGGCGAGCTCGACGTGGCCGACGAACCGGCGACTCGCGAGCTGGTCCGCATGGTGAGCGTCCTGGACGGCGTACGCCGCGAGGCAGCAGACGGGGCGAGCGCAGAAGAGCTGCTGTATCGCGCGTGGGAGCTTGTCGGCGTCGAGTCGCGGTGGCGCGCGGAGGCGTTGCGCGGCGGGAGCGCGGGGGAGTCGGCTGACAGTCGGCTCGACGGGATCGTCGCGATGTTCGATGCCGCAGCGACTTTTTCGACTCGCATGCAGGGTGCCACCTTCGATCAGTTCGTCGACTATCTCGAGGCGCAGGAGCTTCCGGCTGACCGGCTGAGCAAGGGCGGTCGGGATTCGGACGCGGTCGTCCTGCTGTCGGCCAACAGCGCCAAGGGTCTGCAGTGGGACACCGTGTGCCTGATCGGTGTGCAGGATGGCCGCTGGCCCAACACGGTCCCGCGCGACACGATCCTGGGTGCTGATGCGATCGTCGATCTCGCTGCCGGTCGCGCAGCGCGCGATGTCGACCGGCGCAAGCAGATGCTGCTGGAGGAGCGCCGGCTGTTCTACCTTGCCGCATCGCGTGCCCGCAACCGGCTGGTCGTGAGCGCGGTCGATGGCGTCGACGATCGCCCGTCGCGCTTCGTGCACGAGCTGGCGCGGATCGCAGGCGTGGCAGTGCGAAGCCCGAGTGCGCGGGAGGGCAAGCAGTATTCGATGGTCGACCTGATCGCCGAGCTGCGCACCTGCCTGCTTGATCCACAGAGCTCGCACGACGAGCGAGCGAGTGCCGCGCATAACCTTGCCCGGCTGGCAGCCGAAGGGGTGCCGGGGGCGAGTCCGGAGGACTGGTATGGCACGACAGAGCTCTCTGATCCGGCGCCGATCGTGTCGCCGGAAGAGATCGTCACCATCTCGCCGTCGGCAGCGGTGACCTTCCAGAAGTGCGGGCTGCGGTGGTTCTTCGACCAGGTCGGTCGCGGATCCAGCACCATCAACGCGAGCGTGGGAACCCTTGTGCACGAGGCATTCTCGCGTATCGAGGAGCCGGCTGGGCGCTCGCACGCGGAGCTGTTCAACGAGATGCACGAGCACGTCGCGCGGCAGTGGCCGACGCTGAGCTTTGACTCACCGTGGGAGGACCGCATGTGGTCTGCGCGGGTCCAGGTCATGCTCGACAACCTGGCAGGGTGGCTGGAGGCCCGTACGGCGGAGTGGGTCGGCAACGAGATCACGTTCGAGCTCGAAGACGGCGGGGTTCGCGTGCGGGGGACCGTCGATCGTCTTGAGCGGACGGCCGACGGCGTACTGACGATCGACCTGAAGACGGGCAAGAGCGCACCCACGCCAGACGAGCTCGAGTCGAACGCGCAGCTCGGGCTCTACCAGCTTGCCGTCGAAGAGGGTGCTTTTGAGCGACCACAGTCCTCCGGTGGAGCCGAGCTGCTGTTTGTGCACGACCGGGCGAAGGCCAAGGACCTGCCGCAGCAGCCGCTTGCGCAGGCCGACGACCCGACCTGGGCGCAGCAGCTGCTGGTTGAGCTGGGCGAGGGGATGTCGGCGGGGAGCTTTGCGGCGGTCAATGGCCCGCTGTGCCGCTCGTGTGACTTCAAGCAGGGGTGCCCGATCGGCAACAAGGCTGAGGACCAGGCGTCATGA
- a CDS encoding ATP-dependent DNA helicase, producing MSGEVQTLQRISASQIARMLGKPAPTDEQAAVIESPLGPSAIIAGAGSGKTETMAGRVVWLVINRLVDPDKVLGLTFTRKAAGELAERIRERLAAASRALVDVDEQHRLAMLHAEPTVLTYDSYARRIVSEHGLRAGIEPGVTTADQSALWLIADRVVGASSQALDEIGLARPSVVNHVVDLSDELAAHLRSIDELAAELARVRGHLESIESGSGKSISASAWKSLGGITTAEKLIPVLRDFEQAKAERDVMSFGDTMREAHRLVSRFGDIARVERERYDVVLLDEYQDTSAAQADFLRALFRGHPITAVGDPCQAIYGFRGASADTLPAYRREFGDGELVDVSRLQTSFRNDRVILDLANVASEPLRSGGAEVAQLAPGPLAEAGTLEVSWCETIEDECDAVVADIAALHAQGRTSSETIAVLCRSRSYEYRNIIEGLRDAGVPVEVVGLGGLLTTPEIVDLTNMLRVLSDPEASVALVQLLSSARWKIGPRDLMALRKHARTLRHPSQRGGERASDDPIDPDEVDETNIIDALDAIERAPRAAFSEEGHRRLVAFAAELRSLRDAMGESLADLVSLVERRMSLDVETTVRDLRRGLAPRATLDQFIAIASEFSSGSGSDSLTAFLAYVDTAIEVDRGLVVEGVEPREGAVQVLTAHSAKGLEWDRVYLPGLAVDRFPAQVRPSAGWLGGRSQIPYELRGDFGVLPENPLFEVEVPSKVSAAMTAFKEPVRERHLLEERRLFYVAVTRARHVLWLSGSKWTEGKKARQPADFLLEARALLESSGGSVRVWAEPPAGDETNPLSDDPLRRLWPVAVPDAAREAMASAEEAVREQAESGSEPDAALGEHRWSVATDLLIAERQRRQRSPVLDVALPERLSASQLVALAGNPQELALDLRRPVPRGLARAADRGTLFHSWVEHRFGTDSLIDIDELPGFADEDLSLQIDIDDLIHAFERSEWASRMPLETETGFDFVIDGVPLRGRLDAVFAWEGEDADFDVIDWKTGRKPSGDALVAAEVQLAVYRIAWSRLKGVPVDRVRAGFHYVADNYTHRPARLLDESEIISLITDLPTPVGD from the coding sequence ATGAGTGGGGAAGTGCAGACGCTGCAGCGCATCTCGGCGAGTCAGATCGCCCGTATGTTGGGCAAGCCGGCGCCGACCGACGAGCAGGCGGCGGTGATCGAGAGCCCGCTCGGGCCTAGCGCGATCATTGCCGGAGCGGGTTCGGGCAAGACCGAGACGATGGCCGGGCGGGTCGTGTGGCTGGTGATCAACCGGCTCGTCGATCCCGACAAGGTGCTGGGTCTTACCTTCACGCGTAAGGCGGCTGGGGAGCTGGCCGAGCGCATCCGCGAACGGCTCGCTGCGGCGTCGCGGGCGCTGGTCGATGTTGATGAGCAACATCGTCTCGCGATGCTGCACGCCGAGCCGACGGTGTTGACTTACGACTCGTATGCGCGCCGGATCGTCAGCGAGCACGGGCTGCGTGCCGGCATCGAGCCCGGGGTCACCACGGCTGACCAAAGTGCGCTGTGGTTGATCGCCGATCGCGTCGTGGGTGCGTCGAGCCAGGCTCTCGATGAGATCGGGCTTGCCCGGCCGTCGGTGGTCAACCACGTGGTCGATCTGAGCGATGAGCTAGCGGCCCACTTGCGGTCGATCGACGAGCTGGCGGCCGAGCTCGCTCGCGTACGTGGGCATCTCGAGTCCATCGAGTCAGGCAGCGGCAAGTCGATCTCGGCGTCGGCGTGGAAGTCGCTGGGCGGCATCACGACAGCCGAAAAGCTGATTCCGGTGCTGCGCGACTTCGAGCAGGCCAAGGCAGAGCGCGACGTGATGAGCTTCGGCGACACGATGCGTGAAGCGCACCGGCTGGTGTCGCGGTTCGGCGACATCGCGCGCGTAGAACGTGAGCGGTACGACGTCGTACTGCTCGATGAATACCAAGACACCTCGGCGGCCCAGGCCGACTTCTTGCGGGCGCTGTTTCGCGGGCATCCCATCACCGCGGTGGGTGATCCGTGCCAGGCGATCTACGGGTTTCGCGGGGCGAGCGCCGACACGCTTCCGGCGTACCGCAGGGAGTTTGGTGACGGCGAGCTCGTAGACGTGAGCCGGCTGCAGACCAGCTTCCGCAACGACCGGGTGATTCTTGATCTGGCCAACGTCGCATCAGAGCCGTTGCGTTCCGGAGGTGCGGAGGTCGCGCAGCTGGCTCCCGGGCCGCTGGCCGAAGCCGGAACGCTCGAGGTGTCGTGGTGCGAGACGATCGAGGATGAGTGCGATGCGGTCGTCGCCGATATCGCCGCGTTGCATGCGCAAGGGCGCACGAGCAGCGAGACGATTGCGGTGCTGTGCCGGTCGCGTTCCTACGAGTACCGCAACATCATCGAGGGGCTGCGCGATGCCGGCGTACCGGTGGAGGTGGTGGGTCTAGGCGGTCTGCTGACGACGCCCGAGATCGTCGATCTCACCAATATGCTTCGGGTTCTTAGCGATCCTGAGGCGTCGGTCGCGCTCGTGCAGCTGCTGTCGAGCGCCAGGTGGAAGATCGGCCCTCGCGACCTGATGGCGCTGCGCAAGCATGCGCGCACGTTGCGCCATCCATCCCAGCGCGGCGGTGAGCGGGCGAGCGATGACCCGATCGACCCTGACGAGGTCGACGAGACCAACATCATCGACGCCCTCGATGCGATCGAGCGTGCGCCGCGTGCCGCCTTTAGCGAGGAGGGGCATCGGCGGCTGGTGGCGTTTGCCGCCGAGCTGCGGTCGCTGCGTGACGCGATGGGTGAGAGCCTGGCCGATCTGGTCAGTCTGGTGGAGCGACGGATGTCGCTGGATGTCGAGACGACGGTGCGTGACCTGCGGCGCGGGCTGGCGCCGCGTGCAACGCTGGATCAGTTCATCGCGATCGCGTCGGAGTTCTCCTCAGGGAGCGGGTCGGATTCCCTGACGGCGTTCCTGGCGTACGTCGACACCGCGATCGAGGTCGATCGCGGACTGGTGGTTGAGGGTGTGGAGCCGCGCGAGGGTGCGGTGCAGGTGTTGACCGCTCACTCGGCGAAAGGCCTGGAGTGGGATCGGGTCTATCTGCCCGGGCTTGCGGTCGACCGGTTTCCCGCTCAGGTGCGCCCGAGTGCGGGATGGCTAGGCGGCCGGTCGCAGATTCCGTATGAGCTGCGAGGAGATTTCGGCGTACTGCCGGAGAATCCGCTGTTTGAAGTAGAAGTGCCGAGCAAGGTGTCGGCCGCGATGACGGCGTTCAAGGAGCCGGTGCGTGAGCGTCACCTGCTTGAGGAGCGACGGCTGTTTTATGTGGCGGTGACGCGCGCGCGGCATGTCTTGTGGCTCAGCGGGTCGAAGTGGACAGAGGGCAAGAAGGCGCGCCAGCCGGCGGACTTCTTGCTGGAGGCGCGCGCGTTGCTGGAGTCTTCGGGTGGTTCGGTGCGGGTCTGGGCAGAGCCCCCGGCTGGCGACGAGACGAACCCGCTCAGTGATGATCCGCTTCGCAGGCTGTGGCCGGTCGCGGTGCCAGACGCGGCGCGCGAGGCGATGGCATCAGCTGAGGAGGCGGTCCGTGAGCAAGCCGAGTCGGGTTCGGAGCCGGACGCAGCGCTGGGCGAGCACAGGTGGAGTGTCGCGACCGATCTGCTGATTGCTGAGCGGCAGCGTCGCCAACGATCGCCGGTGCTTGATGTCGCGTTGCCGGAGCGGCTGTCGGCGTCTCAGCTTGTGGCGTTGGCGGGTAATCCGCAGGAGCTGGCGCTGGACCTGCGGCGACCGGTACCGCGTGGGCTTGCACGCGCGGCTGATCGCGGGACGTTGTTTCACTCGTGGGTGGAGCATCGCTTCGGTACGGACTCGCTCATTGACATCGACGAGCTCCCCGGGTTTGCCGATGAGGACCTGTCGCTGCAGATCGATATCGACGATTTGATCCACGCGTTCGAACGCAGTGAGTGGGCTTCGCGGATGCCGTTGGAGACCGAGACGGGCTTCGACTTCGTCATCGATGGTGTGCCGTTGCGTGGGCGTCTCGATGCGGTGTTTGCCTGGGAGGGCGAGGATGCCGACTTCGATGTCATCGACTGGAAGACCGGACGCAAGCCATCCGGTGATGCGTTGGTCGCTGCCGAGGTGCAGCTTGCGGTGTACCGGATTGCGTGGTCGCGACTGAAGGGCGTGCCCGTCGACCGGGTGCGCGCCGGCTTCCACTATGTCGCCGATAACTACACGCACCGACCCGCGCGCCTACTCGATGAGTCAGAGATCATCTCCCTCATCACCGACCTCCCAACGCCCGTCGGCGACTAG
- a CDS encoding HNH endonuclease signature motif containing protein — MRRRGLRDDVQVEDLLSLLREDRLPHNESAPVEQRDSNPRDEGTTGEDSDTVVVPVQLTPASDEECREEAERSLSRSAAAVRLRTLATQILEYADDVDALSSRHGQAVKVVEMCQRVTGTVAAVEARAIVEAHATAGQQLPDDATPGGYRRHADRDDGDNSDSWVTRSQITAAAISAACRVDARVAHGMLGKSQRMVRCMPNALDRAQNGDWSQYQLAMIVRAAADLDADELTRADAALFRRRGSVTTRALQDRLRRWKQRHTTRTPEPEADHERGMAARRVEFSECDLFGMRWMNANLPAAVVTAIENALNIYAKHAGKDDPRTPEQTRADVLQAMLFGPAALAPAAADQLGLTPVLTDPQTGYPVIDPEQFGQAQQAWEAIIMLMTTLGMATPAPPKPLLTVTVPLATLLCLRAGIMPGATGAHAPPEGASVPTGASGLDNRYSPGGARTCSTTDNSGNPTAHDPACSTTDNGEHDVDGEDPSEYDREERAYIDGLGYVPYQVLLFLLAGEPDLQRLVTDDLTNLPLDLGPVIKNPTARMRRRVQLRDRTCRFPYCTRPAVGPRGEADLDHTREHHPDGTGGHTADANLACLCREHHRVRHHTAWQVKMRDGGAILIWTNPDLGLQIITRPGGITEILRATDTASD; from the coding sequence ATGCGAAGGCGGGGGCTGCGCGATGACGTTCAGGTCGAGGACCTGTTGTCATTGCTGCGTGAAGATCGCTTGCCCCATAACGAATCTGCGCCCGTCGAGCAGCGCGATTCCAACCCACGCGACGAAGGCACGACGGGCGAGGACTCCGATACCGTTGTCGTCCCGGTCCAGCTCACCCCGGCTTCCGATGAGGAGTGTCGCGAGGAGGCTGAGCGGTCGCTGAGCCGGTCCGCGGCGGCGGTGCGGTTACGGACGCTCGCCACACAGATCCTCGAGTACGCCGACGACGTCGACGCGTTGTCCTCGCGGCATGGTCAGGCGGTGAAGGTGGTGGAGATGTGCCAGCGCGTCACCGGCACCGTCGCGGCGGTGGAGGCCCGCGCGATCGTCGAGGCCCACGCCACCGCCGGTCAGCAGCTACCCGACGACGCCACGCCAGGCGGGTATCGCCGCCACGCCGACCGCGACGATGGCGATAACTCCGACTCCTGGGTGACGCGCAGCCAGATCACCGCCGCCGCGATCAGTGCCGCGTGTCGGGTGGATGCGCGGGTGGCACACGGCATGCTGGGCAAGTCTCAGCGGATGGTGCGGTGCATGCCCAACGCACTCGACCGCGCGCAGAACGGTGATTGGTCGCAGTACCAGCTGGCGATGATCGTGCGCGCCGCCGCGGATCTCGATGCCGACGAGCTCACCCGCGCCGACGCTGCGTTGTTTCGCAGGCGCGGATCGGTGACGACCAGGGCGTTGCAGGACCGGCTACGGCGGTGGAAGCAGCGCCACACCACCCGAACGCCGGAGCCCGAGGCTGATCATGAGCGGGGCATGGCAGCGCGGCGGGTGGAGTTCAGCGAGTGCGACCTGTTCGGGATGCGGTGGATGAACGCCAACCTTCCCGCAGCCGTCGTCACCGCGATTGAAAACGCACTAAACATCTACGCCAAGCACGCCGGCAAGGATGATCCCAGGACGCCGGAGCAGACGCGCGCCGACGTGCTGCAAGCGATGCTGTTCGGACCCGCCGCCCTCGCACCAGCCGCCGCCGACCAGCTCGGCCTCACCCCCGTGCTCACCGACCCACAGACGGGGTATCCGGTGATCGATCCCGAGCAGTTCGGGCAAGCCCAGCAGGCCTGGGAAGCGATCATCATGCTGATGACCACCCTCGGCATGGCCACCCCCGCGCCACCGAAACCACTGCTCACGGTGACCGTGCCGCTCGCGACCCTGCTGTGCCTACGCGCGGGGATCATGCCCGGCGCCACCGGAGCCCACGCCCCGCCCGAAGGCGCGAGCGTGCCCACGGGGGCGAGTGGTCTCGACAACCGGTACTCGCCCGGAGGGGCTCGCACCTGCTCGACCACCGACAACAGCGGCAACCCGACCGCCCACGACCCGGCCTGCTCGACAACCGACAACGGCGAGCACGACGTCGATGGTGAAGACCCCTCGGAGTACGACCGCGAAGAACGGGCCTATATCGACGGGCTCGGATACGTCCCCTACCAAGTGCTGCTGTTCCTACTCGCGGGCGAGCCGGATCTGCAGCGGCTCGTCACCGACGACCTGACCAACCTGCCACTCGATCTCGGGCCAGTGATCAAGAACCCGACCGCGCGCATGCGCCGGCGCGTGCAGCTACGCGACCGAACGTGCCGGTTCCCCTACTGCACCCGGCCCGCCGTCGGACCGCGCGGAGAAGCCGACCTGGACCACACGCGTGAACACCACCCCGACGGCACTGGCGGGCATACCGCTGATGCCAACCTCGCCTGCCTATGCCGAGAACACCACCGAGTGCGACACCACACCGCCTGGCAGGTCAAGATGCGCGACGGCGGAGCCATCCTCATCTGGACCAACCCCGACCTTGGCCTCCAGATCATCACCCGACCCGGCGGCATCACCGAAATCCTCAGGGCGACAGACACAGCGAGCGACTAA